The following proteins are co-located in the Brevibacillus laterosporus DSM 25 genome:
- a CDS encoding ABC transporter permease has translation MAQSSFHSEQDHLFRPVDKRVFEENRIDRPSLSYGKEILRKIIQNKLAMLGFSLLILVVMLSLIGPHLVAFSPEKQDLTLGNLKPSNTHWFGTDDLGRDMWARTWAGGQISLFIGCIAATIDLLIGVAVGGVSGYMAGRGKVGDRIDSFLMRIVEVLYGIPYLLVVILLMVVLEPGLSTIIIALSVTGWVGMARLVRGQVLQLKQQEFVLAAEKLGTSHVKIIWKHLLPNALGIIIVNLTFTIPQAIFAESFLSFLGLGVQAPSASWGTMANDGIGVILNGQWWRLFFPGLFISLTMFAFNAFGDGLQDALDPKNKK, from the coding sequence ATGGCGCAATCTTCATTCCATTCTGAACAAGATCATCTTTTTCGACCTGTTGATAAGCGAGTTTTTGAAGAGAATCGAATTGATCGACCCAGCTTAAGCTATGGGAAAGAAATACTGCGAAAAATCATACAAAACAAGCTAGCGATGCTTGGTTTTAGCTTATTGATTCTTGTGGTTATGCTTTCGTTGATCGGTCCTCATCTTGTAGCTTTTAGTCCAGAAAAGCAAGATTTGACGCTTGGAAATCTCAAGCCTTCCAACACTCATTGGTTCGGAACAGATGATTTGGGACGTGATATGTGGGCACGTACCTGGGCAGGTGGACAGATTTCTCTCTTTATCGGTTGTATAGCAGCAACCATCGATTTATTGATTGGTGTAGCAGTGGGGGGAGTCTCCGGTTATATGGCAGGACGCGGCAAGGTAGGGGATCGAATTGACAGCTTCCTAATGCGTATTGTCGAGGTTTTGTATGGCATTCCTTATTTGTTGGTTGTCATTTTATTGATGGTGGTCTTAGAACCAGGGCTGTCTACTATCATTATTGCGCTTTCCGTGACAGGGTGGGTTGGTATGGCTCGCTTAGTACGTGGTCAAGTATTGCAGCTAAAACAGCAAGAATTTGTCCTAGCAGCAGAAAAACTAGGAACCTCTCACGTCAAAATTATTTGGAAGCATCTGTTGCCCAATGCTTTAGGAATTATCATAGTGAACCTGACCTTTACGATACCACAGGCTATCTTTGCTGAATCGTTTTTAAGTTTTCTAGGTTTAGGAGTACAAGCACCTAGTGCTAGCTGGGGAACAATGGCTAACGATGGTATTGGGGTTATTTTAAATGGTCAGTGGTGGAGACTGTTTTTCCCGGGATTATTTATTTCACTAACCATGTTTGCCTTTAATGCTTTCGGAGATGGCTTACAAGATGCACTTGATCCTAAAAATAAAAAATAG
- a CDS encoding M20 family metallopeptidase produces MTVDQTKGIQVGTNVTQSELENRIITYVEQNKQQFISVSHAIHEHPEIGNEEVYAQGLLTTLLEEAGFQIEKGVAGHATAFLARKKLGQKTGPTIGYLAEYDALPGLGHACGHNIIGTTSVLAAIALGETLQETGGEVVVLGTPAEEGGPNGSAKGSFVKHHLLTGIDACMMVHPFSHNRITGTTLAVIPLDFEFIGKAAHAAAAPEEGINALDAVIQLFNGINALRQHVTADVRIHGIITHGGDAPNIVPEYAKARFYIRAATRHRCLEVTERIKHIAQGAASMTGATVNIIAFQNEVDDMVLNRTFDGVFQAQMERFGYTVDTRHQAGLGSTDAGNISYVVPTIHPYIKIGSEELVCHTDAFREAAKSSEGDAALIVGAKVLALTGFTLLTNEAVLTEIKQEFSQRKQELAQQS; encoded by the coding sequence ATGACAGTAGATCAGACAAAGGGCATCCAAGTGGGGACGAATGTAACTCAGTCAGAGTTGGAAAATAGAATCATTACCTACGTAGAACAAAACAAGCAGCAATTTATTTCTGTTAGTCATGCCATTCATGAGCATCCAGAGATTGGCAATGAGGAAGTGTATGCGCAAGGGTTGTTAACTACTTTATTGGAAGAGGCGGGCTTTCAGATAGAAAAAGGGGTGGCTGGTCATGCTACAGCTTTTCTTGCACGTAAAAAGTTAGGGCAGAAAACAGGACCTACTATTGGTTATTTAGCTGAATATGATGCTCTACCAGGTCTAGGTCATGCGTGTGGACATAATATTATCGGTACAACAAGTGTGCTTGCAGCCATTGCGTTGGGTGAAACCCTTCAAGAGACTGGGGGAGAGGTTGTAGTGCTAGGAACGCCGGCAGAGGAGGGCGGTCCAAACGGTAGTGCAAAAGGTAGCTTTGTTAAACATCACTTGCTGACAGGGATTGACGCATGTATGATGGTGCACCCATTTAGCCACAATCGTATTACGGGGACAACCCTTGCTGTCATCCCTCTTGATTTTGAATTTATCGGGAAGGCGGCTCACGCAGCGGCTGCACCAGAAGAAGGAATTAACGCACTAGATGCAGTCATTCAATTGTTCAATGGGATCAATGCCCTACGTCAGCATGTGACTGCGGATGTTCGCATTCATGGAATCATTACCCATGGTGGTGACGCACCTAATATTGTACCTGAATATGCTAAGGCTAGGTTTTATATTCGTGCGGCTACGCGTCATAGATGCTTGGAAGTGACGGAACGCATCAAGCACATCGCTCAAGGAGCGGCATCTATGACAGGCGCGACAGTCAATATTATCGCTTTTCAAAATGAAGTAGATGATATGGTGCTAAATCGAACATTCGATGGAGTGTTTCAAGCGCAAATGGAACGGTTTGGTTATACGGTCGATACTCGACATCAGGCTGGACTAGGTTCTACCGATGCAGGAAACATCAGTTATGTAGTTCCAACTATTCATCCATACATTAAGATTGGGTCAGAAGAGCTGGTTTGCCATACAGATGCGTTTCGTGAAGCTGCCAAATCCTCGGAGGGTGACGCAGCACTGATCGTTGGCGCTAAGGTATTGGCTTTGACAGGTTTTACTTTACTGACGAATGAGGCTGTGTTAACAGAGATTAAACAGGAGTTCTCTCAACGAAAACAGGAGTTAGCTCAACAGTCGTAA
- a CDS encoding MFS transporter produces MMAQAQNNTKNLIGLTGVPLVMVLGNSMLIPILPTMKTQLHLTSFQTSFLITAFSIAAGIIIPLAGYLSDRFNRKVVITIALTLYGAGGLLAGLASLWLTNPYWLIILGRVLQGIGAAGTSPIAMALVGDLFDGASESKALGLLETSNGLGKVLSPILGSLFALWTWYAVFLAFPVICAVVLTIFLLLVKEKKQNKQPLSVKEYLGSIGKVFKQNGKWLIPAFFIGSICLSTLFGVLFYLSDLLEETYQIDGVLKGAFLAIPLLAMSIMAFITGAIIKKRLTVMRFFIIAGMLLLTISYVGASFVSNVYFLIGILVFGSVGTGMILPCLNSMIIGAVTKTERGMITSLYNGVRFIGVALGPPIFTWLLGFSTGVMFYSIASVTLLFAIIAFFTITPQKDTNSQDATEEGTAKKESSAVGNSGASIESAGSNSESETSSKDKSLVDQKALDEITVLLEMREETKEEQKQGQLKKELGLDPTDLFEKLLTKKEKEKSK; encoded by the coding sequence ATGATGGCTCAAGCGCAAAATAACACGAAAAACCTCATAGGATTAACAGGTGTTCCGCTGGTTATGGTACTTGGCAATTCGATGTTAATTCCCATATTACCAACAATGAAAACACAATTACACCTAACTTCTTTTCAAACCAGCTTTTTAATTACAGCTTTTTCTATTGCTGCCGGGATCATTATTCCACTGGCGGGTTATCTATCTGACCGATTCAATCGCAAAGTGGTTATAACGATTGCTTTAACGTTATATGGAGCAGGCGGATTGCTTGCTGGGTTAGCGTCATTATGGTTAACCAATCCCTATTGGTTGATTATTTTAGGCAGGGTATTACAGGGGATAGGTGCGGCGGGAACATCACCTATTGCCATGGCGTTAGTAGGAGACTTATTTGATGGTGCATCCGAAAGTAAAGCGCTTGGATTATTGGAAACCTCTAACGGATTGGGTAAAGTGCTAAGTCCAATTTTAGGCTCTTTATTCGCTTTATGGACATGGTACGCAGTCTTTTTGGCATTTCCGGTCATTTGTGCTGTGGTACTAACCATTTTTTTGTTATTAGTAAAAGAAAAGAAACAAAATAAGCAGCCTTTGTCAGTTAAAGAGTATCTTGGTTCGATTGGCAAGGTATTTAAACAAAATGGAAAATGGTTAATCCCAGCCTTTTTTATTGGTAGCATATGCTTGTCTACGTTATTTGGTGTGCTTTTTTATCTATCCGATTTACTGGAAGAGACCTATCAAATTGATGGTGTGTTAAAAGGTGCTTTTTTAGCTATTCCCTTGCTGGCTATGAGTATCATGGCATTTATCACAGGGGCTATTATTAAAAAGAGATTAACTGTGATGCGCTTCTTTATTATTGCAGGGATGCTCTTACTTACCATCTCCTATGTTGGGGCAAGCTTTGTTTCTAACGTTTATTTCTTAATTGGGATTCTTGTATTTGGTAGCGTGGGAACAGGAATGATTCTACCCTGCCTCAATTCCATGATCATTGGGGCGGTTACAAAGACAGAGCGTGGGATGATTACGTCTTTGTATAATGGTGTCCGCTTTATTGGAGTAGCGCTGGGGCCGCCGATTTTTACATGGTTATTGGGATTTTCGACGGGTGTCATGTTTTATTCGATTGCTTCCGTCACGTTACTATTCGCTATAATTGCATTTTTTACTATCACGCCACAAAAAGACACCAATTCACAAGATGCTACGGAGGAAGGAACTGCAAAAAAAGAATCTTCAGCAGTTGGGAATTCGGGCGCTTCGATAGAATCAGCAGGTTCTAACAGCGAGAGCGAAACTTCCTCAAAGGACAAGAGCTTAGTGGATCAAAAGGCTTTGGATGAGATTACGGTGTTGTTAGAAATGCGGGAGGAAACAAAAGAAGAACAAAAACAGGGGCAGTTAAAAAAAGAACTGGGATTGGACCCGACAGATCTATTTGAGAAGCTGCTTACCAAAAAAGAAAAAGAGAAATCGAAATAG
- a CDS encoding DUF3899 domain-containing protein translates to MDTIMDTMFLTGLLLVLGGAIIYVWLTNFFATFMKGFYLLGSTLFKKSKALQQIDAQLAEDTNLQEWKRKRARQLMVLLLAVGMLLIILSLIWAGIQLS, encoded by the coding sequence ATGGATACAATTATGGATACGATGTTTCTAACAGGCTTACTCCTGGTGCTGGGAGGAGCGATTATTTATGTATGGTTAACCAATTTTTTTGCTACGTTTATGAAGGGATTTTACCTATTAGGTAGCACCTTATTTAAAAAATCCAAGGCACTTCAGCAAATTGATGCACAGCTTGCAGAGGATACAAACCTGCAAGAATGGAAAAGAAAACGAGCAAGACAACTGATGGTGCTCCTGTTAGCGGTAGGAATGCTTCTGATCATTCTGTCTCTGATTTGGGCTGGCATCCAGTTGTCATGA
- a CDS encoding ABC transporter ATP-binding protein, protein MVRNLEITEDREQSETLLELRNVKKYFSLGSDQTVKSVDDITLSIKAGETFGLVGESGSGKSTLGRTAVGLYQPTDGQIHFAGKDITTYSRQEKREFNRNMQMIFQDPYSSLNPRMRVGDIIGEGMDAYGIAKGAKRTERIYELLEKVGLRPEHAKRYPHEFSGGQRQRIGIARALAVEPTFIVADEPISALDVSIQAQIVNLLEDLQQEQGLTYLFIAHDLAMVKHISDRIGVMYLGQMMEVADSETLFHEPLHPYTQALLSAIPVSSTTEKAKKERIVLTGELPSPLQPPIGCPFSTRCPDAMPICREAKPEWREVKPDHWTACYLHH, encoded by the coding sequence ATGGTACGAAACCTAGAGATTACAGAAGATAGAGAACAATCCGAAACTCTATTAGAACTACGTAACGTAAAAAAATACTTTTCTTTAGGCTCTGATCAAACGGTGAAATCGGTTGATGACATTACGTTGTCCATTAAAGCGGGTGAAACCTTTGGTCTGGTGGGGGAAAGTGGGAGTGGGAAATCAACGCTGGGACGCACAGCGGTCGGATTGTATCAGCCTACAGATGGACAAATTCACTTTGCGGGTAAAGACATTACAACCTATAGTCGACAGGAAAAGCGTGAATTCAATCGGAATATGCAAATGATTTTTCAGGACCCATACTCCTCCTTAAATCCACGTATGCGAGTGGGTGACATAATCGGAGAGGGAATGGACGCCTATGGCATTGCGAAAGGAGCAAAACGTACCGAGCGTATCTATGAGCTGTTAGAAAAGGTGGGCTTGCGACCAGAACATGCAAAACGATATCCTCACGAATTTAGTGGGGGCCAAAGACAGCGAATCGGGATAGCCCGAGCATTAGCAGTAGAGCCTACTTTTATTGTGGCAGACGAACCAATCTCCGCCTTAGATGTTTCCATTCAGGCACAGATTGTCAATTTATTAGAAGATTTACAACAGGAACAAGGACTTACCTATCTATTCATCGCACATGATTTGGCGATGGTGAAGCATATCAGCGATCGGATCGGTGTTATGTATTTAGGTCAAATGATGGAGGTTGCAGATAGTGAGACATTATTTCACGAGCCACTTCATCCATACACACAAGCATTGTTGTCAGCGATTCCAGTGTCATCTACAACAGAAAAAGCAAAGAAAGAACGTATCGTGTTAACAGGCGAGCTACCAAGCCCGTTGCAGCCACCGATCGGATGTCCGTTTTCAACTAGATGTCCAGATGCAATGCCGATCTGTAGAGAAGCCAAACCAGAGTGGAGGGAGGTGAAGCCGGATCACTGGACGGCTTGCTACTTGCACCATTAA
- a CDS encoding ABC transporter permease — protein MYLLKRICTMLITLWIIVTLTFIIMQLIPGDPFATDSQMLPADVVQNMREKYNLDKPIAQQYLLYLKDLAQFDLGPSIQSKSRDVNALIASGFPVSATLGLQSLFLALSFGISLGIIAALYHNKWLDYVSMFIAIIGISVPSFILAPLLIKLVAVEWKLLPAASWGSWKHSILPSVTLAVGPMAIIARFVRASMLEVFSQNYMKTAEAKGLPTFAIVVKHGIRNALIPVLTFIGPLFAALITGTFVVEKIFAIPGIGKYFVDGIFNRDYPVVMGTTVFYSMVLILSLFLIDVSYRLVDPRIKLTSKGD, from the coding sequence ATGTATCTGTTAAAAAGAATATGTACCATGCTGATTACATTATGGATTATCGTGACACTAACCTTTATCATTATGCAACTGATACCGGGTGATCCGTTTGCTACTGATTCGCAAATGCTACCAGCAGATGTAGTCCAAAATATGCGAGAAAAATATAATCTGGATAAACCAATTGCCCAACAATATTTGTTATATCTAAAGGATTTGGCGCAGTTTGATTTAGGACCATCTATACAATCAAAATCACGTGATGTAAACGCATTGATTGCTTCAGGATTTCCTGTTTCGGCTACGCTAGGATTACAATCGTTATTCTTAGCCTTATCGTTTGGTATTTCCTTAGGAATAATCGCAGCTCTTTATCATAACAAATGGCTAGATTACGTTTCGATGTTTATCGCTATCATTGGGATTTCTGTCCCAAGCTTCATTTTGGCTCCACTGCTAATCAAATTGGTTGCGGTTGAGTGGAAGCTCTTGCCGGCTGCCTCCTGGGGATCGTGGAAACACTCAATCCTGCCGTCTGTTACGTTGGCGGTCGGTCCAATGGCTATCATCGCCCGATTTGTCCGTGCTAGTATGCTTGAAGTCTTTAGTCAGAATTACATGAAGACGGCAGAGGCAAAAGGCTTACCTACGTTTGCGATAGTGGTTAAGCACGGAATTCGTAATGCATTGATACCTGTTTTGACATTTATCGGGCCGTTGTTTGCAGCGCTGATTACAGGTACGTTTGTGGTTGAGAAAATTTTTGCTATCCCAGGTATTGGCAAGTATTTCGTAGATGGCATCTTTAATCGTGATTATCCAGTTGTAATGGGAACAACTGTTTTTTATAGCATGGTCCTGATCTTGTCGTTGTTTTTGATCGATGTGTCTTATCGACTGGTGGACCCAAGAATTAAGCTAACGAGCAAGGGGGACTAA
- a CDS encoding ABC transporter ATP-binding protein — protein sequence MKHLLEINELQVGFKTYGGEVKAVRGISFYVDKGEVVAIVGESGCGKSVTAQAIMGMVKEGNGIRTEGSIRFAGQEMTGLSKKALQEIRGSKIGMVFQDPMTSLNPTMKIGKQIAEGLVKHQGLSLQAAHQKTIDLLRQVGIPEAEKRYHQYPHEFSGGMRQRVVIAIAIACSPQLLIADEPTTALDVTIQAQILDLLLELQQKTNTSIIMITHDLGVVAEMAQRVVVMYAGKIVETGTAEELFESPSHPYTKGLLDSVPKLDRAGKHRLVPIDGAPPDLFAPPKGCPFAPRCPYAMEICVDHLPQTTSFSSTHQANCWLHDPRSPRQQEFRAAGRA from the coding sequence ATGAAACATTTGCTAGAGATAAATGAGCTGCAAGTTGGTTTTAAGACATATGGCGGTGAGGTTAAGGCTGTTCGTGGGATTTCGTTTTATGTGGATAAAGGAGAGGTGGTAGCCATCGTTGGTGAGAGTGGCTGTGGCAAATCAGTTACAGCACAGGCAATCATGGGGATGGTAAAGGAAGGAAATGGTATTAGAACGGAAGGCTCTATTCGCTTTGCTGGACAGGAAATGACAGGTTTGTCCAAAAAGGCATTGCAGGAGATCAGAGGTTCCAAAATAGGTATGGTGTTTCAAGATCCGATGACGTCACTAAATCCTACAATGAAAATCGGCAAGCAAATCGCAGAGGGCCTCGTAAAGCACCAAGGTCTATCCCTACAAGCGGCACACCAAAAGACGATCGATCTGTTGCGCCAAGTGGGTATCCCAGAAGCAGAGAAGCGGTATCATCAGTACCCGCATGAATTTTCGGGAGGAATGCGTCAGCGGGTCGTAATTGCGATTGCGATTGCCTGTAGCCCACAGCTATTGATCGCTGATGAGCCAACGACTGCATTAGACGTGACTATACAAGCGCAAATTCTTGATTTACTGCTTGAATTACAACAAAAAACCAATACTTCGATCATTATGATTACTCATGATTTAGGGGTCGTTGCAGAAATGGCACAGCGAGTTGTAGTAATGTATGCAGGTAAAATCGTAGAAACGGGGACAGCCGAGGAGTTATTTGAATCGCCTAGCCATCCGTATACAAAAGGGCTGCTAGACTCGGTACCAAAGCTGGATCGAGCTGGGAAGCATAGATTAGTTCCGATTGATGGAGCTCCGCCAGATTTATTTGCTCCGCCAAAAGGATGTCCATTCGCTCCTCGATGTCCATATGCGATGGAAATTTGCGTGGATCATCTACCACAGACGACTTCATTTTCATCTACGCATCAGGCGAACTGCTGGTTACATGACCCAAGGTCTCCACGACAACAAGAATTCAGAGCAGCAGGGAGGGCTTAA
- a CDS encoding amidohydrolase yields the protein MSATVTIITNATIILGDGQQIDSGTILLAEGKIKAVGTTEEVAEQINQIKNQYKEVVTINAEGKYVTPGIIDVHTHLGVHEEGIGREGHDYNETSSPVTPYVRALDGINPFERGFLEARKAGVTTVQSMPGSANVIGGEMVVLKTVGTIVDQMIVREPSGMKAAFGENPKRVFGAKDKAPVTRMGTAALFRQEFIKAKEYLESKEKGEAVKRDLGLENLVKVLKREIPLRAHAHRADDIVTALRLAEEFDIEITIEHCTEGHKITDFLLEKGVRVSVGPTLSSRSKIELADKGFHTHLALAEAGVPFSITTDHPVVGIEYLVTSVAHAVSDGLDEALAWQAITLHAAQHLGVEDRVGSLEVGKDADVVIWSGHPFQIQNKVEKTFINGEVVYERVEK from the coding sequence ATGTCAGCAACAGTAACTATCATTACGAACGCAACAATCATCTTGGGTGATGGACAGCAAATTGATTCAGGTACCATTTTATTGGCAGAAGGCAAAATTAAGGCGGTAGGTACAACAGAAGAGGTTGCAGAGCAAATCAATCAGATAAAAAATCAATATAAAGAGGTAGTTACCATCAACGCAGAAGGTAAGTATGTTACACCAGGAATCATTGATGTACATACCCATCTTGGTGTCCATGAGGAAGGTATCGGAAGGGAAGGGCATGACTATAATGAGACGAGCTCCCCAGTGACACCTTATGTGAGAGCATTAGATGGAATTAATCCTTTTGAGAGAGGTTTTCTTGAGGCTCGAAAAGCAGGTGTAACAACTGTTCAATCCATGCCAGGTAGCGCTAATGTAATTGGTGGCGAGATGGTTGTCCTCAAGACGGTTGGTACGATTGTAGATCAAATGATTGTGCGAGAGCCGTCTGGAATGAAAGCAGCTTTCGGTGAAAATCCCAAGCGTGTCTTTGGCGCTAAAGACAAGGCACCTGTTACGCGCATGGGGACTGCTGCATTGTTCCGACAAGAATTTATTAAAGCGAAAGAATATTTGGAATCTAAAGAAAAAGGAGAAGCCGTGAAACGAGATTTAGGCCTAGAAAATCTAGTAAAGGTGTTGAAGCGAGAGATTCCCCTACGTGCTCATGCTCATCGTGCTGATGATATTGTAACAGCACTTCGTTTAGCGGAGGAATTTGATATTGAAATCACAATAGAGCATTGCACAGAAGGGCATAAAATCACGGATTTCTTACTAGAAAAAGGGGTTCGCGTTTCCGTGGGACCTACTCTTTCCTCGCGGTCCAAAATTGAGCTAGCAGATAAAGGCTTCCATACACACCTTGCCTTAGCAGAAGCAGGTGTACCTTTTAGCATTACCACAGATCATCCTGTGGTAGGAATTGAGTACTTAGTGACGAGTGTAGCTCACGCCGTAAGCGATGGTTTGGATGAAGCGTTAGCATGGCAAGCCATCACACTACATGCTGCCCAACATCTGGGTGTAGAAGACCGTGTTGGCTCTTTGGAGGTTGGGAAGGATGCTGATGTGGTTATTTGGAGTGGACATCCGTTTCAAATACAAAACAAAGTAGAAAAGACATTTATCAATGGCGAAGTGGTGTATGAACGTGTAGAAAAATAA
- a CDS encoding peptide ABC transporter substrate-binding protein, with protein sequence MKKLLSPALAMLLFLVPTLTACGNQTGTAGTPESGAGVKQELTANLAGEPYSLDPAIATDTKSFWIIDHLYEGLYAFDKEGNVVEGAAKKVEISPDGKTYTFTIRDDAKWSNGDAVTAKDYEYSWKRVLNKETGATNAFYLYYIKGAEAYNKGEGKVEDVKVKATDDKTLVVELNAPTSYFPKVMMNNVYFPVNQKVIEGNKNWVAEASTLVSNGAYKLASWQHDSQLTLTKSESYWNKANISMDTLNFKMVPDATTYYQMYKTGELDIIDTLPIDAIDQEKNNEEYVSLPKFGTYLYTFNVTQEPFTNAKIRRAFALAVDRDQLTKNVTKAGETPAYAYVPQGVKTAGTDFRGEKPTYFTFDPTEAKTLLAEGMKEEGWSKLPTVTLKYNNAQNHKKVAEALQQMFTTNLGVDVKLENQEWKTYIDTYKQSNFQMARMGWIGSFLDPVAMLDYYLGESPNNQAKWVNPKFDALMEKAKVEQDEAKRNQYLHEAEDIFMQDLPVLPLFFYSQNYLNTKALKDVTYSVYKTPDLRWAKKVAE encoded by the coding sequence TTGAAAAAGCTATTATCGCCAGCGTTAGCTATGCTATTATTCCTAGTACCCACTTTGACTGCTTGTGGAAATCAAACAGGTACTGCAGGTACGCCTGAATCAGGAGCAGGTGTTAAACAAGAATTGACAGCCAATTTGGCAGGTGAGCCATACTCACTTGATCCTGCTATTGCTACGGATACGAAATCTTTTTGGATTATCGATCATCTTTATGAGGGCCTATATGCCTTTGATAAAGAAGGAAATGTGGTAGAAGGGGCTGCTAAAAAAGTAGAGATATCTCCAGACGGAAAAACCTATACATTCACCATTCGTGACGACGCCAAGTGGTCAAATGGTGATGCTGTTACAGCCAAGGACTATGAATATTCCTGGAAACGTGTCTTAAATAAAGAGACGGGAGCTACTAATGCATTTTATTTGTACTACATAAAAGGTGCAGAGGCTTATAATAAAGGGGAAGGGAAAGTAGAAGATGTCAAAGTAAAAGCAACTGACGATAAAACACTGGTAGTGGAGCTGAACGCACCTACTTCCTATTTCCCAAAAGTAATGATGAACAATGTCTACTTCCCCGTAAATCAAAAGGTTATAGAAGGAAATAAAAATTGGGTAGCAGAAGCAAGTACACTAGTATCCAATGGAGCTTATAAATTAGCTAGCTGGCAACATGACAGTCAACTAACATTAACAAAGAGTGAATCCTATTGGAACAAAGCTAATATCAGTATGGATACACTGAATTTTAAAATGGTGCCAGATGCAACTACTTACTACCAAATGTACAAAACAGGTGAGCTAGATATCATTGATACGTTGCCGATCGATGCTATCGACCAAGAAAAGAATAATGAAGAATATGTAAGTTTACCTAAATTCGGAACTTATTTGTATACTTTTAATGTGACACAGGAGCCGTTTACCAATGCTAAAATCCGTCGCGCATTTGCCTTGGCTGTTGATCGTGATCAATTGACGAAAAATGTGACGAAAGCAGGTGAGACACCAGCATATGCTTATGTGCCACAGGGTGTTAAAACAGCCGGTACTGACTTCCGTGGAGAAAAGCCAACCTATTTCACGTTTGATCCAACCGAAGCGAAGACGCTATTAGCTGAAGGGATGAAGGAAGAGGGATGGAGTAAACTGCCTACGGTCACATTGAAGTACAACAATGCGCAAAACCATAAAAAGGTAGCGGAAGCCCTACAACAAATGTTTACAACTAATCTTGGCGTCGATGTGAAGCTGGAAAACCAAGAGTGGAAAACGTACATTGATACCTACAAACAAAGTAACTTCCAAATGGCTCGTATGGGCTGGATTGGTTCTTTCCTTGATCCTGTTGCAATGCTCGATTACTATTTAGGCGAGAGTCCGAATAATCAAGCCAAATGGGTAAATCCGAAATTTGACGCGTTAATGGAAAAAGCAAAAGTGGAGCAAGATGAAGCAAAGCGTAATCAATACTTACATGAGGCTGAAGATATTTTCATGCAAGACTTGCCTGTGCTTCCACTCTTCTTCTATTCACAAAACTATTTGAATACCAAAGCATTGAAGGATGTAACATACAGCGTGTATAAGACTCCAGACTTGCGTTGGGCTAAAAAAGTAGCAGAGTAA